In one Vibrio sp. VB16 genomic region, the following are encoded:
- the trxB gene encoding thioredoxin-disulfide reductase has protein sequence MSEVKHSKLLILGSGPAGYTAAVYAARANLNPVLITGIQQGGQLTETTEVENWPGDAEGLTGPSLMERMKEHAEKFDTEILFDHIHTVDLENRPFRLTGDSAVYSCDSLIISTGSTAKYLGLESEEAFKGRGVSACATCDGFFYKNQKVAVIGGGNTAVEEALYLANIAAEVHLIHRREGFRAEKILMKRLQDKVDNGNIVLHTNRTLDEVLGDDMGVTGVRLQDTLSNAKEELQVMGLFVAIGHHPNTGIFEGQLEMNNGYVVVNSGLNGNATQTSIEGVFAAGDVMDQNYRQAITSAGTGCMAALDAERYLDALADANK, from the coding sequence ATGAGCGAAGTTAAGCATAGCAAACTACTAATATTGGGCAGTGGTCCAGCAGGTTACACAGCGGCAGTATATGCCGCGAGAGCAAACCTAAACCCTGTTCTTATTACTGGTATACAGCAAGGTGGTCAACTTACCGAAACGACGGAAGTGGAAAACTGGCCTGGAGATGCTGAAGGCTTAACGGGTCCATCCCTGATGGAACGCATGAAAGAACATGCTGAAAAGTTTGATACCGAAATACTATTTGACCATATCCATACAGTGGATTTAGAGAACAGGCCATTCCGCTTAACTGGAGACAGTGCAGTCTACAGTTGCGACTCCCTGATTATTTCAACCGGCTCTACCGCAAAATATCTTGGACTAGAGTCTGAAGAAGCATTCAAAGGCCGCGGTGTATCCGCATGTGCGACCTGCGATGGCTTTTTCTATAAGAATCAAAAAGTAGCGGTTATTGGAGGAGGCAATACAGCGGTTGAAGAGGCCCTCTATTTAGCAAATATTGCGGCTGAGGTTCATCTAATACATCGCCGCGAAGGGTTTCGAGCTGAAAAAATATTGATGAAGCGCCTCCAAGATAAGGTGGACAATGGCAATATTGTCCTGCACACCAATCGTACTTTAGATGAAGTACTTGGTGATGATATGGGGGTTACTGGGGTTCGTTTACAAGATACCTTGTCCAATGCAAAAGAAGAGCTTCAGGTAATGGGGCTTTTTGTCGCAATTGGTCACCATCCAAATACGGGTATATTTGAAGGACAGCTCGAAATGAACAATGGCTATGTGGTCGTGAATTCGGGATTGAATGGCAATGCGACGCAAACCAGTATTGAAGGCGTATTTGCTGCCGGTGATGTTATGGACCAAAACTATCGCCAAGCTATCACATCGGCTGGCACCGGATGCATGGCGGCACTCGATGCCGAACGATACCTGGACGCACTAGCAGATGCCAATAAGTAG
- a CDS encoding SLC13 family permease gives MKSLTSEKINSYINKNTVIILADICLFIFMLNSLPFETSVVHGLSILIFIAILWLTEALHVSITALLVPVLAVVFNIFDTSKALSYFSSSIIFIFLGGFALAAALHKQKIDKAIADQVLIAAKGKMSVAVLMLFSVSAGLSMWISNTATIAMMLPLVLGVMSNVDEKKYKSTYVFVLLGIAYCASIGGIATLVGSPPNAIAAAELGLNFTQWVALGLPVSLTLLPIAVLALYLLTKPNLSQSFEIHHTTLEWTPKRKLTLVIFALTVSFWIFSRPINAFLGGYSKFDTLVAIGAILLLGSTRVVEWKDIEKTVDWGVLLLFGGGICLSNVLKETGTSVFLANELSDVLSQMGLFITLLAIIAFVVFLTEFASNTASAALLIPIFASIAEVLGVSPIILSVIIAISASCAFMLPVATPPNAIVFASGHIEQKDMMRVGFVLNIVCITVLTIIAHFFW, from the coding sequence ATGAAGAGTCTTACGTCTGAAAAAATAAACAGTTATATAAACAAAAATACCGTTATTATTCTGGCCGACATTTGTCTGTTTATCTTCATGCTCAACTCTCTACCATTTGAAACAAGCGTAGTGCACGGGTTGAGTATCCTTATATTTATCGCCATTCTTTGGTTAACCGAAGCACTACACGTCAGTATCACCGCCCTTCTCGTACCCGTATTAGCCGTAGTATTCAATATATTCGACACATCAAAAGCCCTTAGTTATTTCTCTAGCTCTATTATTTTTATTTTTCTAGGCGGTTTCGCCTTAGCGGCCGCTCTGCATAAGCAAAAAATTGATAAGGCAATTGCGGACCAAGTATTGATTGCGGCAAAAGGTAAAATGTCCGTCGCCGTATTGATGTTGTTTTCCGTTAGCGCAGGACTCTCAATGTGGATATCAAACACTGCGACCATTGCCATGATGCTTCCTCTTGTTTTAGGTGTAATGAGCAATGTCGATGAGAAAAAGTACAAGAGCACCTATGTCTTTGTTTTATTGGGCATCGCTTACTGCGCATCTATAGGCGGTATTGCAACGCTTGTGGGGTCTCCGCCCAACGCAATTGCTGCCGCAGAACTCGGTTTAAACTTTACCCAATGGGTCGCTTTAGGGTTACCCGTGTCTTTGACATTGCTCCCAATTGCCGTCCTCGCTTTGTACCTACTTACTAAACCGAATCTTTCTCAATCATTTGAGATACATCACACCACGTTGGAATGGACGCCAAAGAGAAAACTCACTTTAGTTATTTTCGCATTAACCGTAAGCTTCTGGATATTCAGTCGGCCTATCAACGCCTTTTTAGGGGGGTACAGTAAATTCGATACCCTAGTCGCTATTGGTGCCATCTTATTATTAGGAAGTACCCGCGTGGTCGAATGGAAAGATATTGAAAAGACGGTTGATTGGGGGGTATTGCTGCTCTTTGGTGGGGGAATTTGCCTAAGTAATGTACTCAAAGAGACAGGCACGAGCGTTTTTCTCGCTAATGAACTCAGCGATGTACTTAGCCAAATGGGATTATTCATTACCCTCCTTGCCATTATAGCTTTCGTGGTATTTCTAACCGAATTCGCCAGTAATACTGCAAGTGCGGCACTTCTAATTCCAATATTCGCTAGTATCGCCGAAGTTCTTGGCGTGTCTCCCATTATTCTGTCAGTCATTATTGCTATATCTGCTTCCTGTGCCTTCATGCTCCCTGTTGCGACACCACCAAACGCCATAGTATTTGCCTCTGGTCACATAGAACAAAAGGATATGATGCGCGTCGGTTTCGTTTTGAATATCGTCTGTATCACTGTTTTAACCATCATTGCGCACTTTTTCTGGTGA
- a CDS encoding SanA/YdcF family protein, which yields MILGATALCIAFVLALVFVDRVFSWSTKNDIYTEPSHLPNYDVALVLGTSKYLGKVLNDYYANRINAAITLFKNDKVDAFLLSGDNAHRSYNEPWTMKRDLLKAGVPEEAIYLDYAGFRTLDSIVRAKKIFDADEFIIVTQKFHCERALFIAEYYDIEAVCLAVPGPKQHSGLTVRFREVFARVKALLDLYIFETQPKFLGPKEPIKHNVTSAKVDKKLEIKVGT from the coding sequence ATTATATTAGGCGCAACTGCGCTCTGTATTGCTTTTGTCTTGGCTTTGGTCTTTGTTGACCGCGTATTTAGTTGGTCAACAAAAAACGACATCTATACCGAACCCTCTCATTTACCGAATTATGATGTCGCATTGGTCTTAGGCACAAGTAAGTACTTGGGAAAAGTACTGAACGACTACTATGCGAATCGAATTAACGCCGCCATTACTTTATTCAAAAATGATAAGGTCGATGCTTTTCTACTTAGTGGCGATAATGCCCATCGTTCATACAACGAACCATGGACAATGAAAAGAGATCTACTGAAAGCTGGCGTACCTGAGGAAGCTATCTACCTTGATTACGCGGGGTTTAGAACGTTGGACTCTATTGTTCGCGCAAAAAAAATCTTCGACGCCGATGAGTTTATTATTGTCACTCAAAAATTCCACTGCGAGCGAGCACTGTTTATAGCGGAGTATTACGATATTGAAGCGGTGTGCCTTGCCGTTCCAGGCCCAAAACAGCACTCTGGCTTAACGGTACGGTTTAGAGAAGTTTTTGCTCGAGTCAAAGCGCTACTAGACCTTTATATATTTGAAACTCAGCCGAAGTTTTTAGGCCCCAAAGAACCTATCAAACATAATGTCACGAGCGCCAAAGTCGATAAAAAACTGGAGATAAAAGTAGGAACTTAA
- a CDS encoding DUF3392 domain-containing protein, which produces MFDIFAPVGRHIVPYIPEISIAFIACMLVILGGDINRLLRKVMVRQHFVVRTFAFVLLNAFGYGLLIVKASPYLSLWLKTLNTGLLLVSIVSCFIVIGIWAQRQRHV; this is translated from the coding sequence ATGTTTGACATTTTTGCTCCAGTCGGAAGGCACATCGTCCCTTATATCCCAGAGATTTCTATCGCCTTTATTGCATGTATGCTGGTTATTTTAGGCGGAGACATTAATCGTCTACTAAGAAAAGTGATGGTCCGACAGCATTTTGTTGTGCGAACGTTCGCATTTGTACTGCTGAACGCATTTGGTTATGGCTTGTTAATAGTAAAGGCTTCACCTTACCTATCTTTGTGGCTAAAGACTCTAAATACTGGACTCTTATTGGTATCTATCGTTTCATGCTTTATTGTCATTGGTATTTGGGCACAAAGGCAGCGCCATGTATGA
- a CDS encoding helicase-related protein: MLSLPIDNIKSKFLQILPKHHIVVEAETGSGKSTKLPLWASEHGRVLVIEPRRIACTSLATYLAKQNGSTLGGNIGYAIKLESCFSIETNIVFVTPGVALRWFYDDRLAEFDIVLVDEFHERRWDTDLLVALLQKTQGHRLIITSATIEGDKLARYIGAKRLVAQGRQYNVRLVYRSLDSHYLPDNKNCVQNAVNCVKSVYQDTPGDILVFMPGRNEITQCVQSLSKLDDVEVVMLHASVSDNERHRALTQLNKKKIVVATNVAETSLTIPNITLVIDTGLERRTLQRNGRTVLSLKSISKASAKQRSGRAGRVMDGECIRLYGEHAPLELVTPPELLREELSEAMLTSACCGFELCELTFLDVLPEKSLMQAKLVLLKMAAIDDNGVVTEHGRRLYPLPIDTLYADLLTRMPCKATKEAMLDLAAALSVSAALYQLPSDEHGLNKIAQWEPNSCDAEILIKIVRGDIQDNIQLEMDAVKEARRLAQQMRRVFHLPELEVASRFKRVEFVSAIAENHPELVFVRRKKRRQALGNGLIEMVPARNSRFSDGDEAAIVLDQHSLPGKGIKQTLNLATVMLPIPLNLFARLGLGKWEQGKTTVVDGQLYSQLSLVFAGREIMNRLVEPEGDLLLKPLLEAVLKQKVLPGFANKRRQEIDHWCLFTELGLDERYSGPQSLTFEDWFIRQLKDLGVDKLDELLLFCEDDLLFEGIPYWEYDDFSQKYPFRLNLGDLHLKVEYVPSKKRVYILYESGLRKSEPKRWELPIWSGWRIKYKKSSRIVDIK; encoded by the coding sequence ATGCTATCGCTCCCAATCGACAACATTAAAAGTAAATTTTTACAGATTTTACCAAAGCATCATATCGTCGTTGAAGCAGAAACGGGCTCTGGAAAATCAACCAAACTTCCTTTATGGGCATCAGAACATGGCCGCGTGCTGGTCATAGAGCCAAGGCGAATAGCTTGTACCTCGCTTGCGACTTATTTAGCCAAACAAAATGGTTCAACGTTGGGGGGTAATATTGGCTATGCAATAAAGCTTGAATCTTGCTTTAGCATAGAGACCAACATCGTTTTTGTTACCCCCGGAGTTGCATTACGGTGGTTTTATGACGATAGATTAGCAGAGTTTGACATCGTGTTAGTTGATGAATTCCATGAAAGACGATGGGACACCGATCTGCTCGTCGCTTTATTACAAAAAACACAAGGACACCGACTGATTATAACCTCCGCAACCATCGAAGGAGATAAGCTTGCACGATATATCGGGGCGAAGAGATTAGTTGCACAAGGCCGTCAATATAATGTGAGATTAGTTTATAGGAGCTTAGATTCACACTATCTACCAGACAACAAAAATTGTGTTCAGAATGCTGTGAATTGTGTGAAATCGGTTTACCAAGACACCCCTGGAGACATACTTGTCTTTATGCCGGGCAGAAACGAAATCACTCAATGTGTCCAATCATTGTCTAAGTTAGACGATGTCGAGGTGGTGATGCTGCACGCATCGGTTTCTGACAATGAACGGCATCGAGCATTAACACAGTTGAATAAGAAGAAGATCGTGGTGGCCACAAACGTTGCTGAAACGTCGTTGACGATACCTAATATTACCTTGGTCATTGACACCGGTTTAGAACGAAGAACATTGCAACGTAATGGTCGTACTGTATTGAGTTTAAAAAGCATCTCAAAAGCGAGTGCGAAACAGAGATCGGGTAGAGCAGGGCGTGTGATGGATGGTGAGTGCATTCGTCTTTATGGAGAACATGCTCCATTGGAATTGGTTACGCCACCAGAATTACTGCGCGAAGAGTTGTCAGAGGCCATGTTGACGTCCGCCTGCTGTGGATTTGAGTTATGTGAACTCACTTTCCTAGATGTTCTTCCCGAAAAATCGCTGATGCAAGCAAAATTAGTATTGTTAAAAATGGCCGCGATCGATGACAACGGGGTGGTTACTGAGCATGGAAGACGGCTTTACCCGCTACCGATAGACACGTTATATGCCGACCTATTAACTCGAATGCCTTGTAAGGCAACAAAAGAAGCTATGCTCGATCTAGCGGCGGCGCTTTCAGTGTCGGCAGCGCTCTACCAATTGCCTAGTGATGAACACGGCTTAAACAAAATTGCTCAATGGGAACCCAATAGCTGCGATGCTGAGATCTTGATAAAGATTGTGCGAGGAGATATCCAAGACAATATTCAATTAGAGATGGATGCAGTTAAAGAGGCGAGGAGGTTAGCTCAGCAAATGCGTCGCGTATTTCATTTACCAGAGCTTGAAGTCGCCTCTCGTTTTAAGCGGGTCGAATTTGTTTCAGCAATAGCAGAGAACCATCCTGAATTGGTATTTGTTAGACGAAAAAAAAGGCGACAAGCACTAGGCAATGGTCTTATAGAGATGGTTCCTGCGCGAAACAGTCGATTTTCTGATGGTGATGAGGCTGCGATAGTCTTGGACCAACACAGCCTGCCCGGAAAAGGGATCAAACAGACACTCAATCTGGCAACGGTGATGTTACCTATTCCTTTAAATCTTTTCGCCAGATTGGGGTTAGGGAAATGGGAACAAGGTAAGACGACTGTCGTCGATGGTCAATTATATAGTCAGTTATCGCTGGTATTTGCAGGACGAGAAATCATGAATCGACTCGTAGAGCCCGAGGGCGATTTACTGCTAAAGCCATTATTAGAAGCCGTTTTGAAACAGAAAGTGCTTCCAGGTTTTGCAAATAAACGCAGACAAGAGATTGATCATTGGTGCCTTTTTACAGAACTAGGCTTGGATGAGAGATATTCTGGTCCGCAATCACTGACATTTGAAGATTGGTTTATTCGTCAGCTAAAGGATCTCGGTGTTGATAAGCTAGATGAATTATTACTTTTCTGTGAAGATGACCTTCTTTTTGAAGGGATTCCCTATTGGGAATATGATGATTTTTCGCAAAAGTACCCATTTCGTCTTAACCTTGGAGACCTACATCTAAAAGTAGAATATGTGCCGAGCAAAAAACGGGTATACATTTTGTATGAGAGTGGGTTGCGTAAAAGCGAACCGAAACGGTGGGAGCTGCCAATCTGGTCTGGATGGCGTATTAAGTATAAAAAATCGAGTCGAATAGTAGACATCAAATAA
- a CDS encoding transporter, with product MEKQETISAVFDYTSFLGASCKKKWTFIEAMGFFSPIFGTVWKSNIDEARKPEDRLWDQAFNNLSAQSSDESNLISLINLAKHEGIKEIRLMMPYELDEIQIEKIVKYTNAQVKHTTQDELLVQI from the coding sequence ATGGAAAAGCAAGAAACGATATCAGCTGTATTTGATTACACATCATTTTTAGGTGCTAGTTGTAAAAAAAAGTGGACCTTTATCGAGGCGATGGGATTTTTTTCGCCTATCTTTGGTACCGTTTGGAAAAGCAATATTGATGAAGCTAGAAAACCTGAAGATAGATTGTGGGACCAAGCCTTTAATAATCTCTCAGCGCAGAGTAGTGATGAATCAAATCTAATTAGTCTGATTAACCTAGCAAAGCATGAAGGTATAAAAGAGATCCGATTAATGATGCCTTATGAACTTGATGAGATTCAAATAGAAAAAATAGTCAAATACACTAATGCACAAGTTAAGCATACAACTCAAGATGAGTTACTCGTCCAAATATAA
- a CDS encoding phosphoribosylaminoimidazolesuccinocarboxamide synthase, with protein sequence MSLSDQVLAVNDDLPIRTNKPVHSGKVRSVYWLTEEDSQRLIKEKNYNVAPDAPLAIMVISDRISAFDCIWEAEGGLKGVPGKGAALNAISNHWFRLFKENGLAESHILDIPHPFVWIVQKAKPVMIEAICRQYITGSMWRAYDKGENEFCGIQLPKGLEKDKSLPELLITPSTKGVLKGIPNVPEADDVNISRQDIKDNFSAFNFSQSSDIKTYERLLKEGFNVISSALDDVGQIFVDTKFEFGYVIDRHENEKLIYMDEVGTPDSSRIWDKAEYRKGNIVENSKEAFRQFLLNYFPDPDILLNKARMDERFALARNNKLPIEAMTNVSEVYIGIAEKITGQKIHMSDNPKKEIIDVLRADYDLITD encoded by the coding sequence ATGAGTCTCTCTGATCAAGTTCTCGCTGTTAATGATGATCTTCCAATCCGTACCAACAAACCTGTTCATAGTGGAAAAGTACGTTCTGTGTACTGGTTAACTGAAGAAGATAGCCAGCGATTAATCAAAGAAAAAAACTACAATGTCGCACCTGACGCGCCACTTGCAATCATGGTAATCAGTGACAGAATTTCAGCTTTCGATTGCATTTGGGAAGCGGAAGGTGGATTGAAGGGTGTTCCTGGCAAAGGAGCAGCACTCAACGCTATCTCAAATCACTGGTTTAGACTCTTTAAAGAGAATGGCCTCGCTGAAAGTCATATATTGGATATCCCGCACCCATTTGTTTGGATAGTCCAAAAAGCAAAACCAGTAATGATTGAAGCAATTTGTCGACAGTATATTACCGGTTCCATGTGGCGAGCTTATGACAAAGGCGAAAATGAATTCTGTGGCATTCAGCTTCCTAAAGGTTTAGAAAAAGATAAATCACTGCCCGAGCTTCTTATTACACCGTCAACCAAAGGTGTTCTTAAAGGAATACCAAATGTTCCTGAAGCTGATGACGTTAATATCTCTCGGCAAGACATAAAGGACAATTTTTCCGCCTTCAACTTCTCTCAATCTAGCGATATCAAAACCTACGAGAGACTACTTAAAGAAGGGTTCAATGTCATTAGTTCTGCGTTGGATGATGTTGGTCAAATATTTGTCGATACTAAATTTGAATTTGGTTATGTCATTGACCGTCACGAGAATGAGAAACTCATCTACATGGATGAAGTCGGTACGCCTGATTCGTCCAGAATTTGGGATAAAGCAGAGTATCGAAAAGGAAATATCGTAGAGAACTCTAAAGAGGCTTTTAGACAGTTCTTACTGAACTATTTTCCTGACCCAGATATCTTATTAAATAAAGCGCGCATGGATGAACGATTTGCACTCGCAAGGAACAATAAATTGCCAATCGAAGCGATGACTAATGTGTCAGAAGTCTATATCGGTATCGCTGAAAAAATAACGGGTCAAAAAATTCACATGAGTGATAACCCGAAGAAAGAAATTATTGATGTGTTACGAGCAGATTATGATCTGATAACCGATTAA
- a CDS encoding J domain-containing protein encodes MSTLSYSVTAAIDENLITTAESGDNKAQIALSIAYQEENKFKESHYWLIRAAMQGNGEAAVLLGNLFESIDSESFHSLSIAENWYLAGSNNDIAEAELGYARVLEAQFNHRKSKQLSSITALDDQIDQDIQQSIMSAAESTNHNKNRINSDIIVTFLILFSAVTYGSIRRRITRRQGVKRTQLNNQLHHQSKKIKTLQRHLTAAHSQLKQNQIEVKKTNVDQGTMLACAVLGYHPNHLPNEKEIKLRYKKLSRIYHPDANGSDEEMKRLNSAIKVISTFLKQRQRH; translated from the coding sequence ATGAGTACACTCTCATATTCCGTCACTGCTGCGATCGATGAAAATCTTATTACGACTGCGGAGTCTGGAGACAACAAAGCACAAATAGCGCTTTCAATTGCATATCAAGAAGAGAACAAATTCAAAGAAAGTCATTATTGGCTAATTAGAGCGGCGATGCAGGGAAATGGAGAAGCCGCCGTTCTTCTCGGGAATCTTTTCGAATCTATAGATAGCGAAAGTTTCCACTCGCTATCTATAGCTGAAAACTGGTATTTAGCAGGCAGCAACAATGATATTGCTGAGGCGGAGTTGGGCTATGCTCGGGTATTAGAAGCTCAGTTTAATCATAGAAAATCTAAACAACTATCATCAATAACAGCACTTGATGATCAGATAGACCAAGATATTCAACAGTCCATAATGAGCGCCGCAGAATCCACTAATCATAATAAGAACAGAATCAACAGTGATATCATCGTTACGTTTCTTATTCTGTTCAGCGCTGTTACTTATGGGTCCATAAGACGTCGAATAACGCGTAGGCAGGGCGTAAAGAGGACTCAGTTAAACAATCAGCTACATCATCAAAGCAAAAAGATCAAAACGCTTCAAAGGCATCTAACCGCAGCGCATTCTCAGCTTAAACAAAATCAAATCGAAGTAAAAAAAACCAATGTAGACCAAGGCACTATGCTTGCGTGTGCCGTGCTTGGTTACCACCCAAACCACTTACCTAATGAAAAAGAAATAAAATTAAGATACAAAAAATTAAGTCGTATTTATCACCCAGACGCTAACGGCAGCGACGAAGAAATGAAGCGATTAAACAGCGCAATAAAAGTCATTAGTACTTTTCTTAAACAACGACAACGTCATTAG
- a CDS encoding DUF2786 domain-containing protein codes for MDKQKALKKIAKCLELGNSANVNEAAQAIKMAHRLMIKYGLDKDDIEFIKMGKTQSTHLLPTSISSTILRVIRGINTKFGVEAVLLNHKGLKRVEFIGEADRAIFAAFAFDIIYREMNEHTGQFRNSFSGTGTSNTEVTRRVNSFVSGWVEGALEKLPEIAPDDDSNNKINNYIDREFKNIDRETFKQQLRDAMKNITKDYEVGLKKGRKLSVNRPVDGAKAPKMLE; via the coding sequence ATGGATAAGCAGAAAGCGCTAAAGAAAATTGCAAAATGCCTAGAGTTAGGTAACTCAGCCAATGTAAACGAGGCTGCACAAGCAATTAAAATGGCCCATCGCCTAATGATCAAATATGGTCTGGATAAAGACGATATTGAATTCATTAAGATGGGTAAAACCCAATCTACCCATCTGCTACCAACCAGTATTAGTTCCACTATATTAAGAGTAATTCGTGGTATCAACACCAAGTTTGGTGTGGAAGCTGTTCTCTTAAACCATAAAGGACTTAAACGAGTAGAATTTATAGGAGAAGCTGATCGCGCTATTTTTGCCGCATTTGCTTTCGACATTATCTATCGAGAAATGAACGAACACACTGGTCAGTTTAGAAATAGCTTTTCTGGTACAGGGACAAGCAACACTGAAGTTACACGTAGAGTAAACTCATTTGTATCTGGCTGGGTAGAAGGCGCTCTAGAAAAATTACCTGAGATTGCACCCGACGACGATTCAAACAACAAAATCAACAACTATATTGATCGTGAGTTCAAAAACATCGATCGTGAAACTTTTAAGCAACAACTCAGAGACGCGATGAAGAACATCACGAAAGACTACGAAGTAGGATTAAAAAAAGGTCGAAAGCTATCAGTCAACCGGCCTGTCGATGGTGCCAAAGCACCAAAAATGCTTGAGTAA
- a CDS encoding DUF3334 family protein, protein MKKNKVITTEDILLMLCQSVSGVLSTATNTDIKYSAMVQKINKTCLRPDFGCFVLFDGGFSGLVVTNFTSQSALEIYTNYMRNMGMPEEELAILHTSDEVGDVLGELMNQLVGDFTHKIRKELKTNITQNQPKMLAINKQVLISIDTNLDRPQARRVTFSTEGNNIFYLELAMDKTEFIQMEEFELEESSDPDLILEQEQNKKAKTKSEEVESNHSANDLLDELGI, encoded by the coding sequence ATGAAAAAAAATAAAGTCATCACTACCGAAGATATCTTGCTTATGCTTTGCCAATCTGTTTCAGGCGTTCTGAGCACGGCGACCAATACCGACATAAAATACTCAGCTATGGTACAAAAAATAAATAAGACCTGCTTACGACCTGACTTTGGTTGTTTTGTCTTATTCGATGGTGGTTTTTCTGGTTTGGTTGTCACGAACTTTACCTCACAATCCGCATTAGAAATTTACACCAATTACATGCGCAACATGGGGATGCCAGAAGAAGAGCTCGCGATACTTCACACCTCAGATGAAGTGGGTGACGTATTAGGTGAATTGATGAACCAACTAGTTGGTGACTTTACGCATAAAATCCGTAAAGAACTAAAGACAAACATTACTCAAAACCAACCTAAAATGCTCGCAATCAATAAACAGGTTCTTATTTCTATCGATACTAACTTAGATAGACCCCAAGCTAGACGCGTAACGTTCTCAACAGAAGGCAATAACATTTTTTATTTAGAACTAGCGATGGATAAAACCGAGTTTATTCAAATGGAAGAATTTGAGTTAGAAGAGAGTTCTGACCCTGATCTCATTCTAGAACAAGAGCAAAACAAAAAGGCTAAAACGAAATCTGAAGAGGTGGAATCAAACCATTCTGCAAACGATTTATTAGATGAACTAGGGATATAG